One genomic window of Cottoperca gobio chromosome 10, fCotGob3.1, whole genome shotgun sequence includes the following:
- the LOC115015098 gene encoding beta-1,3-galactosyltransferase 2-like — MLESSVYKCKKTPRTRARRWLCFLILFLMMGTFMLTFYNSSPKVSWPLKFWTISPAVPSAYSVAYPHRYGFKLDEPYRCWQESPFLVLVIPVAPNNREARDTIRNTWGKETTVLGQVVSRYFLLGLSKEEEGTETLKEQVLQESQRHHDILQSDFLDSYNNLTIKTMVMFEWLSSHCPNTSYAMKVDSDIFLNVHNLVDVLLKAPRQLYMTGMVVKGALVHRDHNSKWFMPVSAFPEFSYPPYALGLGYVFSLDLPKKILEASAHVKTVYIEDVYVGLCMRHLGITLTEPPRGDLFRSLRPYGTSNCYWTSVITTILQDSNQLSEVWRAYQTVNTSACALQ; from the exons ATGCTGGAGAGCTCTGTTTACAAATG TAAAAAGACTCCACGGACCAGAGCTAGACGATGGCTATGTTTTCTCATACTGTTTCTCATGATGGGAACGTTTATGTTAACTTTCTACAATTCGAGCCCCAAAGTGTCATGGCCTCTCAAGTTTTGGACG ATCTCACCAGCTGTTCCTTCAGCATACTCTGTAGCATACCCGCACCGGTACGGTTTCAAATTAGACGAACCCTATAGATGTTGGCAGGAAAGCCCATTCTTGGTTCTTGTGATCCCAGTCGCCCCCAACAACAGAGAGGCCCGTGACACAATCCGCAACACGTGGGGGAAAGAAACTACAGTGCTGGGCCAAGTGGTCAGCCGCTACTTCCTGCTAGGGCTGtccaaagaggaagaggggacAGAAACCCTCAAGGAGCAA gTGTTACAGGAAAGCCAGAGGCATCATGACATTCTCCAGAGTGACTTCTTGGACAGCTACAATAACCTCACCATTAAAACCATGGTCATGTTTGAATGGCTCAGCTCCCATTGCCCCAACACCTCCTATGCCATGAAGGTCGACTCGGACATATTTCTTAATGTCCACAACCTTGTTGACGTGCTTTTGAAAGCCCCCCGACAACTCTACATGACAGGAATGGTTGTGAAGGGTGCTCTTGTTCATAGAGACCATAACTCAAAGTGGTTTATGCCTGTTTCTGCCTTCCCGGAGTTTAGTTACCCACCGTATGCCCTAGGACTGGGCTATGTGTTCTCACTGGACTTACCCAAGAAGATACTGGAGGCGTCTGCACATGTTAAAACTGTTTACATTGAAGATGTGTACGTGGGACTGTGTATGAGACATTTGGGAATCACACTGACAGAACCTCCTCGTGGTGATTTGTTTAGGTCTTTGAGGCCTTATGGGACAAGCAACTGTTACTGGACGTCTGTCATAACAACAATACTACAGGACTCTAACCAGCTTTCAGAGGTATGGAGAGCGTATCAGACTGTTAACACTTCGGCCTGTGCTTTACAATAA